From Paenibacillus graminis, a single genomic window includes:
- a CDS encoding RNA polymerase sigma factor, protein MKDYPIAEERAREVFKEHSSYIYGVALMLTRQRVLADDITQETFLRAFAKFDLYDDAKPLRPWLYRITVNTARNMLRKKSWKQLFMGIPAMAAEDSAEYKAMQGEDRQILWHAVSRLSLKQREVITLHYYAGLPLPETASALGIPLGTCKSRLHAALEKLRLYYEKEPELQTLKEGLK, encoded by the coding sequence GTGAAGGATTATCCTATTGCAGAGGAGAGGGCCAGGGAGGTGTTCAAAGAGCATTCTTCCTATATCTACGGAGTTGCCTTGATGCTCACCCGCCAGCGGGTGCTGGCAGATGATATTACGCAGGAAACGTTTCTTCGCGCTTTTGCCAAGTTTGATCTTTATGACGACGCCAAACCATTAAGACCTTGGCTGTACCGGATCACCGTCAATACGGCGCGAAATATGCTGCGTAAAAAAAGCTGGAAGCAGCTGTTCATGGGAATACCAGCAATGGCTGCAGAGGATTCTGCTGAATACAAGGCGATGCAGGGCGAAGATAGACAAATATTATGGCATGCGGTAAGCCGGCTAAGCTTAAAACAGCGTGAAGTAATTACGCTTCATTATTATGCGGGACTGCCCCTGCCAGAGACGGCCTCGGCTTTGGGCATACCGCTTGGAACCTGCAAATCACGCCTGCATGCTGCACTGGAGAAATTGCGGCTGTACTACGAAAAAGAACCGGAGCTTCAGACACTGAAGGAGGGGTTGAAATGA
- a CDS encoding alpha/beta fold hydrolase yields MTLKLLNLNTSRGKLQYNISGNQKPNVVLINGGSGPIEGWMKIVPEISGFCSVFSYNRFGVAGSDKPREPQDGLTIVETLREALKTVGFEPPYLLVGHSLGGLYANLYARRYPSEAAGVVFLESSHPKDLSLGDDQGKAVKTINKMLTVFDFLSPHKKFNEDKYVKETVEQIEAEGQFPDIPVYVITGGKEHRMIPEIVQKKRMQHQMELLSLSRYSKHISAPKSGHFPQFSEPKIVIDTIKEGLEQIKRNY; encoded by the coding sequence TTGACTCTAAAGTTATTAAACCTGAATACATCGCGCGGGAAGCTGCAATACAATATAAGCGGGAACCAAAAACCCAATGTTGTATTAATCAACGGCGGTTCTGGGCCTATAGAAGGTTGGATGAAGATCGTGCCGGAAATTTCAGGATTCTGCTCTGTTTTTTCCTATAACCGTTTTGGCGTTGCAGGCAGTGATAAACCGCGGGAACCCCAAGATGGGCTAACGATTGTCGAAACATTACGGGAGGCATTAAAAACCGTTGGTTTTGAGCCTCCATACTTGCTGGTTGGACATTCATTAGGCGGATTATATGCAAATCTATATGCCCGGCGTTACCCAAGCGAAGCAGCGGGTGTTGTATTTTTGGAATCCAGCCACCCGAAAGACTTAAGTCTTGGTGACGATCAAGGTAAAGCCGTAAAAACCATTAATAAAATGTTAACGGTATTTGATTTCTTATCTCCACATAAAAAATTCAATGAAGACAAATATGTGAAAGAAACAGTGGAGCAAATCGAGGCAGAAGGCCAGTTTCCCGACATCCCTGTATATGTGATCACCGGCGGGAAAGAACATCGCATGATCCCCGAAATTGTCCAAAAAAAACGGATGCAGCACCAAATGGAGCTGCTCTCATTGTCCAGGTACAGCAAACATATCTCCGCTCCTAAAAGCGGGCATTTCCCTCAGTTTTCCGAGCCGAAAATTGTCATTGATACAATTAAAGAGGGTCTCGAACAAATCAAACGCAACTATTAA